Below is a window of Malania oleifera isolate guangnan ecotype guangnan chromosome 1, ASM2987363v1, whole genome shotgun sequence DNA.
ATCATGGTGACCCCTCAAGAACAAGAGGATTGGCATCacacttctattttccatacttacattAAGTGTGGGAATAAAAGTTACAAAATGATCATTGATGAAGGGAATTGCAtaaatgtattttcaaaatcagctTCAGAAAAATTCAATTTGAAAGTTGAACCCCATCCCCATCCTTACAAAGTTGCTTGGGTAAATGCAACAACAATGCCCGTCAACCATAGGTGCTTAGTCCCCATTAAAATTATAGACTATGAAGATGAAATTTGGTGTGATATCCTTCCTATGGATGTTGCCCATATTCTTTTAGGAAGACCTTGGCTTTATGATCTTGATGTTTCACACAATGGTCATGCTAGCACCTATACCTTTAGGTGTAATGGGAAAAATATTGTCTTGAGTCCCCTTGAGCCTAAAAAGGACAAACaagacaagaaaaagaaagacttgaaaggaaaagaaaaggttgGAAATTCTTTgcatattttaagaaaaaaacaaTTTGAGCAAGAAAGCAAAGGAACACAAGTAGTCTATGTCGTGGTGACCAAAGAGAATGACTCTTCTATTCCTGAACATGAAACACCACCTGAGGTGTCACCCATACTTTCTGAGTTTGAGGATGTTATTTTTGAACCTCCAAATGAA
It encodes the following:
- the LOC131153737 gene encoding uncharacterized protein LOC131153737 codes for the protein MNGSSKQNSRIDVCYKCHKRGHFAKQCPNRNLETERENEEEDSREENSGIDVCYKCHKRGHFAKQCPNRNLAIERENEEEDSREEQPYIPEEVASEDELSIKEDENANVNVIRCIMVTPQEQEDWHHTSIFHTYIKCGNKSYKMIIDEGNCINVFSKSASEKFNLKVEPHPHPYKVAWVNATTMPVNHRCLVPIKIIDYEDEIWCDILPMDVAHILLGRPWLYDLDVSHNGHASTYTFRCNGKNIVLSPLEPKKDKQDKKKKDLKGKEKVGNSLHILRKKQFEQESKGTQVVYVVVTKENDSSIPEHETPPEVSPILSEFEDVIFEPPNELPPMRYIQHVIYLALGSSLPKLPPYRMNPKEHEQLRRQVDELRSKGFIQKSMNPRACATLLTPKKDGT